One window of Leptotrichia sp. oral taxon 498 genomic DNA carries:
- a CDS encoding tyrosine-type recombinase/integrase codes for MKKYKNANGTGSITKVKINRTNPFRVRVTNPVTKKRHSLGYFSTKKEATEVLNKYFNNPYNLENHRIKFKDLFELFKNSKKDIVAKNTLNSYINSFKRCKELHNLVFKDISTPILQNLITNLNCSISTKSMTKGFLKIFWDYAREIDILEKNRAEFINLPKETEIKEKNPFNYDEIEKLWKNKDIIWVKYILIMIYTGMRIEETVELKKENVDLQEEFIHGGNKTRKGKNRSIPIHKDIVEIIKELYENSPTDYLIYNDKWIFSKKKNENKPLRKNYFREKFYKTLETLKINKHKTHDCRKTLATLMSNQKINNIVITDIMGHENIATTKQYYIQTDKQKLKLSMNSLNFRKTS; via the coding sequence ATGAAAAAATATAAAAATGCAAATGGTACAGGGAGTATAACAAAAGTTAAAATAAATAGAACGAATCCTTTTAGAGTTAGAGTTACTAATCCTGTAACTAAAAAAAGACATTCTTTGGGATATTTCAGCACTAAAAAGGAAGCAACAGAAGTATTAAACAAATATTTTAATAATCCTTACAATTTAGAAAATCATAGAATTAAATTTAAAGATTTGTTTGAGTTATTTAAAAACAGTAAAAAAGATATTGTTGCTAAAAATACTTTGAACAGTTATATTAATAGTTTTAAACGATGTAAAGAGTTACATAATCTGGTTTTTAAAGATATTAGCACTCCAATATTGCAAAATCTAATAACTAATTTGAATTGTAGTATTTCAACTAAAAGTATGACAAAAGGATTTTTAAAAATTTTTTGGGACTATGCCAGAGAAATAGACATATTGGAAAAAAATAGAGCAGAATTTATAAATTTACCGAAAGAAACTGAAATCAAAGAAAAAAATCCTTTTAATTATGATGAAATAGAAAAATTATGGAAAAACAAGGACATAATATGGGTAAAATATATTTTAATTATGATTTATACAGGTATGAGAATCGAAGAAACTGTGGAATTGAAAAAGGAAAATGTAGATTTACAGGAGGAATTTATACACGGTGGAAATAAAACTAGAAAAGGAAAAAATAGAAGTATACCTATTCATAAAGATATAGTTGAAATTATAAAAGAACTTTACGAGAACAGTCCAACAGATTATTTGATATACAATGATAAATGGATATTCAGTAAAAAAAAGAACGAAAATAAGCCTTTAAGAAAAAATTATTTTCGTGAGAAATTTTATAAAACATTGGAAACTTTAAAAATTAATAAACATAAAACTCACGATTGTAGAAAAACACTAGCAACACTTATGAGTAATCAAAAAATAAATAATATTGTGATAACAGATATAATGGGACACGAAAATATTGCGACAACAAAACAATATTATATTCAGACAGATAAACAAAAACTAAAGTTATCAATGAATAGTTTAAATTTTAGAAAAACTTCATAG
- a CDS encoding protein rep, with product MKTDTEKVIEEKENYYLKALEWYSEYEIISKSEYSSINTCFNNYIECHENSMKFTKNLRCKRRSCPICDEIDRSAKYFEIMKKIENFKNRYLIFILTINGKNVEINDKSRLQNELNVLRKNFNKLVKCSFLKNIVKGYLRVTEIAYNPERNSFLPHLHILLFTIKGIYKHFKMKELKEMIQAKWNTMSGFKTNVRLEKLGTEEKVQKTVSYLTHSKKKRLKNFFDNDENKTILSIYLNIIKRKRIYYWSKFKE from the coding sequence ATGAAAACAGATACAGAAAAAGTGATAGAAGAGAAGGAAAATTATTATTTAAAGGCTCTTGAATGGTATTCTGAATACGAAATAATATCAAAGTCTGAATACAGCAGTATTAATACCTGTTTTAATAATTATATTGAATGCCACGAAAATTCAATGAAATTTACTAAAAATTTAAGATGTAAACGAAGAAGCTGTCCTATATGTGATGAAATAGACAGAAGTGCCAAATATTTTGAAATAATGAAGAAAATAGAAAATTTTAAAAATAGATATTTGATATTTATACTGACAATAAATGGAAAAAATGTTGAAATTAATGATAAAAGTAGATTACAAAATGAATTAAATGTATTAAGAAAAAACTTTAATAAATTAGTCAAGTGTTCTTTTTTAAAAAATATTGTAAAAGGATATTTAAGAGTAACGGAAATAGCTTATAATCCTGAAAGAAATTCTTTTCTTCCTCATTTACATATCCTGCTATTTACAATAAAAGGGATATACAAACATTTTAAAATGAAAGAATTAAAAGAAATGATACAGGCTAAATGGAATACTATGAGTGGATTCAAAACCAATGTTCGTTTAGAAAAATTAGGTACAGAAGAAAAAGTACAGAAAACTGTATCTTATTTAACTCATTCTAAAAAGAAAAGATTGAAAAATTTTTTTGATAATGATGAAAATAAGACAATTCTTTCTATTTATTTAAATATTATAAAAAGGAAAAGAATATATTATTGGAGTAAATTTAAAGAATAA
- a CDS encoding helix-turn-helix domain-containing protein, translating into MNLEDKRLIYYTLKSRIRKKKLNYKEISKKMNISESGLNKKMNGKNFFTQSEIYELKELLELSNDELVQIFF; encoded by the coding sequence ATGAATTTAGAAGATAAGAGACTAATATACTATACATTGAAAAGTAGAATTAGAAAAAAGAAATTGAACTATAAAGAAATATCAAAAAAAATGAATATATCAGAAAGTGGACTTAATAAAAAAATGAATGGAAAAAATTTTTTTACACAATCAGAAATATATGAATTAAAAGAATTGTTAGAATTGAGTAATGATGAATTGGTACAGATATTTTTTTAA
- a CDS encoding FeoB-associated Cys-rich membrane protein, whose product MMIKTIIVGIIALFVAFAVFRKIYKDYKKNKNLCGTDCCRCSGTSTCGRPKKSHIQTKNK is encoded by the coding sequence ATGATGATAAAAACAATAATAGTTGGAATAATAGCACTTTTTGTAGCTTTTGCAGTATTTAGAAAAATTTATAAAGATTATAAAAAAAATAAAAATTTATGTGGAACAGATTGCTGCAGATGTTCAGGAACTTCAACTTGTGGGCGACCCAAAAAAAGTCATATTCAAACTAAAAACAAATAA